In one window of Arctopsyche grandis isolate Sample6627 chromosome 6, ASM5162203v2, whole genome shotgun sequence DNA:
- the Hrs gene encoding hepatocyte growth factor regulated tyrosine kinase substrate → MFRTNNNFDKLLDRATSNLRLDPDWPSILQICDLIRQNDCNPKYAVTAIKKKITSPNPHQAMFALLVLESIVKNCGSGVHEEVASVSNCESFRSLVKSTEHENVRSKLLELMQTWAYAFRNITKYRTVQDAVNILKAEGYKFPQLKESDAMFSADSAPEWADGDVCNRCRVPFSLVQRKHHCRACGQVFCQQCSAKTATLPKFGIEKEVRVCDACLEQVTKPPSAGAAVKTETDSPTVYVANTQESQAPPRKTAEELQEEEEIQLALALSQSEAEQKEKEKQRVAPVAHVVPAVTQHHQSHGSPPSSAPPAELSRYLDRNYWEQRVQPSGLQLDPPSAPTPSPGPTPNPVISDPIINKIASLKFENGGAPDPEMEEFITTLKSQVEIFVNRMKSNSSRGRSIANDSSVQTLFMNITTMHSRLLRYIQLQDDNRVHYEKLQDKLTQVKDSRAALDVLREEHAERLRRAAEQAELQRQLQMAHKLDVMRKKKQEYLQYQRQLALQRVQEQEREMQMRQEQQKHQYMLGGTGPFFMQGSPVHQYHSAQQPPAFNQGYPSMMPGLHQTSQMVPEAHNMIRQPTPQGAQPNQLPQQNLSMQQPGHMSHIPPMNMQMPPMSQSQQGPQINPMSQMSQMPPGMPPAGIMIRPGMNMNQLPHMNMPNQHGNQNSPQGPQLPHQSQMNKPPQMNMQNPQVMQGSQSMQQPQHMGPQGPQINPALGPMQQIPPHGQPMPPHQQMGQQQTQINQNGPQLNQQNSQMSQQVVGQQPHQMHSKGMPIMYMDPQMNQQMGQMPQMMQMGHQGPHMGQIPPQMSNMNQNMPPGHQPQQMGMINNQMPPSQMVNQQIPQGMNQNQVPHNNQPAGVPPVMDQKSVNSQINNLSPTGTGPVNGLNNQGSPVPAPLNQNPVSPPKQQHVPPVEESSTAELISFD, encoded by the exons ATGTTTCGCACGAATAACAATTTCGACAAGTTGCTCG ACAGGGCGACCAGCAATCTGCGGCTCGACCCCGACTGGCCCTCCATTTTGCAGATATGCGACTTGATACGTCAAAATGATTGCAA TCCAAAGTATGCCGTCACTGCGATCAAAAAGAAAATCACTTCTCCAAATCCCCACCAGGCAATGTTTGCTCTGCTCGTTTTAGAAAGCATAGTGAAAAATTGTG GCTCGGGCGTACACGAAGAAGTCGCTTCGGTATCGAACTGTGAATCGTTCCGATCTTTGGTCAAAAGCACCGAACATGAAAACGTGCGTTCCAAATTATTAGAACTGATGCAAACGTGGGCATACGCCTTCAGAAACATCACCAAATACAGAACAGTTCAG gaCGCTGTTAATATATTGAAAGCCGAAGGTTATAAATTTCCGCAATTGAAGGAATCGGATGCGATGTTTTCGGCTGATAGTGCTCCCGAATGGGCTGACGGTGATGTTTGTAACAG gtgCCGTGTGCCGTTTTCTTTGGTGCAACGGAAACATCATTGTCGTGCATGCGGACAAGTTTTCTGTCAACAGTGCAGTGCCAAGACGGCCACGTTGCCCAAATTCGGCATAGAAAAAGAA GTGAGGGTTTGCGATGCTTGTTTGGAGCAGGTGACTAAACCGCCGAGTGCTGGTGCAGCTGTCAAGACTGAAACGGATTCGCCTACCGTCTACGTAGCTAATACCCAAGAAAGCCAA GCACCTCCTCGCAAAACTGCCGAAGAGCTGCAGGAAGAGGAAGAAATTCAACTCGCGCTCGCTCTAAGTCAATCGGAAGCCGAGCAAAAGGAGAAGGAAAAACAACGTGTTGCTCCAGTGGCACACGTCGTTCCCGCCGTGACTCAACATCATCAATCTCACG GAAGTCCACCGAGTTCGGCTCCGCCTGCTGAACTTTCTCGTTATCTTGACCGTAACTATTGGGAACAGCGTGTGCAGCCTTCCGGTCTCCAATTGGATCCGCCGTCAGCGCCGACTCCTTCTCCGGGTCCCACTCCTAATCCTGTGATTAGCGATCCTATCATAAATAAGATAGCATCgttgaaatttgaaaatggAGGTGCGCCCGATCCTGAAATGGAGGAATTCATCACAACGTTGAAGTCGCAAGTTGAAATATTCGTAAATAGGATGAAAAGTAATTCTTCAAG GGGACGTTCTATTGCAAACGATAGTTCGGTACAGACGCTATTCATGAACATTACGACAATGCACTCTCGACTGCTGCGTTACATTCAACTACAAGATGACAACAGAGTGCATTATGAAAAGCTTCAGGACAAGTTGACTCAAGTGAAAGATTCGAGGGCGGCCTTAGACGTTTTACGCGAAGAACATGCTGAAAGATTACGACGAGCAGCCGAACAAGCTGAATTACAACGTCAATTGCAAATGGCGCATAAATTAGACGTTATGCGTAAAAAGAAACAAGAATATCTGCAGTATCAGCGGCAGTTAGCTCTTCAACGAGTTCAA gAGCAAGAACGTGAAATGCAAATGCGACAGGAACAGCAAAAGCATCAGTACATGCTTGGAGGCACAGGGCCTTTCTTCATGCAGGGTAGTCCAGTTCATCAGTATCATTCGGCGCAACAGCCACCAGCCTTCAATCAAGGATATCCATCGATGATGCCCGGTTTACACCAGACGTCTCAAATGGTACCCGAAGCTCACAACATGATCAGACAACCGACCCCGCAAGGTGCTCAACCCAATCAACTGCCTCAACAGAACCTATCGATGCAACAACCTGGACATATGAGTCATATTCCTCCTATGAACATGCAAATGCCTCCTATGTCTCAATCGCAGCAAGGCCCGCAGATCAATCCAATGTCTCAAATGAGCCAAATGCCACCTGGCATGCCTCCTGCAGGCATCATGATCAGACCCGGAATGAATATGAACCAATTGCCTCACATGAACATGCCTAATCAACACGGAAATCAAAATTCGCCACAAGGTCCTCAATTGCCTCATCAATCTCAAATGAACAAACCGCCCCAAATGAACATGCAGAATCCGCAAGTGATGCAAGGTTCGCAATCTATGCAACAACCCCAACACATGGGCCCTCAAGGACCGCAGATCAATCCGGCTCTAGGGCCGATGCAGCAAATCCCACCACATGGACAACCGATGCCTCCACATCAACAAATGGGACAGCAACAGACACAGATTAATCAAAACGGACCTCAGCTGAATCAACAGAATTCTCAGATGAGCCAGCAGGTGGTCGGTCAACAGCCACATCAGATGCATTCTAAAGGTATGCCGATAATGTACATGGATCCTCAAATGAACCAGCAGATGGGGCAGATGCCACAGATGATGCAAATGGGCCACCAAGGGCCCCACATGGGACAGATTCCACCGCAGATGTccaatatgaatcaaaacatGCCACCGGGACATCAACCGCAGCAGATGGGTATGATCAATAATCAAATGCCGCCTAGTCAAATGGTCAATCAACAGATCCCACAAGggatgaatcaaaatcaagtGCCGCACAATAATCAACCTGCCGGTGTTCCACCGGTCATGGATCAGAAAAGTGTAAACAGTCAGATAAATAATCTGTCCCCGACTGGTACAGGACCTGTGAATGGTCTGAACAATCAAGGGTCACCCGTTCCGGCTCCGTTGAATCAAAACCCCGTCTCTCCGCCTAAACAACAGCATGTTCCGCCAGTGGAAGAGAGTTCCACTGCAGAACTGATAagttttgattaa
- the LOC143913640 gene encoding carboxypeptidase B-like, with the protein MKVLAFLFVALFVFVYGSHEYLEGSKVYDVKPMTKKHLLVASSVEQIPGVDVWQRAHVLGRIARVLVLKESLDQFELVLKSANIPFEVVIEDPKSVIEAEIKQQKMARMNRLNGTISFTSYNRYDEINAYLDVLAEKYPTRVTVETLGTTEEGREIKVIKISSNGGNNPNKPIIVSDAGVHAREWIAPATALYMITKLVEDITERDVADNVDWFIIPLINPDGYEYTHTDDRMWRKTRTMATSTECPGVDANRNYDFKWSNIGNFSKPCSILFSGPSAFSEVESQVIRNLINDNKSRVKAYLTIHSYGKYFMYPYAYDGSSPPNVEELISLGNQVASTIDALAAPGSEKYVVTNSADAMKYTSPGSSGDWAMGAGGVNLSYVIELPPKSEEPGFDLPPSDIEQVVKETWGGILVLARYVMNKSI; encoded by the exons ATGAAGGTATTGGCTTTCTTGTTTGTCGCGTTGTTCGTCTTCGTATACGGTAGCCATGAGTACTTGGAAGG GAGCAAGGTCTACGATGTGAAACCTATGACCAAGAAGCATCTATTGGTTGCATCAAGTGTGGAACAGATTCCGGGTGTAGATGTATGGCAACGTGCTCATGTTCTCGGAAGAATTGCAAGGGTACTTGTGCTTAAGGAATCGCTTGACCAGTTTGAATTAGTTCTAAAATCTGCAAATATACCATTTGAAGTGGTGATTGAAGATCCCAAGAG TGTAATTGAAGCTGAGATCAAGCAACAAAAAATGGCTAGAATGAACAGATTAAACGGAACAATTAGCTTCACTAGTTACAACAGATATGACGAG ATCAATGCATATTTAGACGTATTGGCAGAAAAATATCCGACTAGAGTTACAGTAGAAACTTTGGGCACAACAGAAGAAGGCAGGGAGATAAAAGTAATTAAGATTTCATCAAATGGAGGcaataatccaaacaaaccaatCATCGTATCTGATGCTGGCGTTCACGCTCGGGAATGGATCGCACCAGCCACTGCCTTGTATATGATCACCAAATTGGTGGAAGATATCACTGAACGTGACGTAGCTGACAACGTAGACTGGTTCATCATACCTTTGATCAACCCAGATGGATATGAATACACTCATACAGAT GATAGAATGTGGAGGAAGACCAGGACCATGGCTACAAGTACCGAATGCCCAGGAGTCGATGCTAATAGAAACTACGATTTTAAGTGGTCGAATATTGGAAACTTCAGTAAGCCTTGCTCGATTTTATTCTCCGGTCCAAGCGCCTTCTCGGAAGTTGAAAGTCAAGTCATTAGAAATCTGATCAACGACAACAAGTCTCGAGTTAAGGCTTATCTAACGATTCACAGTTATGGGAAATACTTTATGTATCCTTATGCCTATGATGGTAGCTCTCCGCCCAATGTAGAAGAGCTCATTAGTCTGGGTAATCAAGTCGCTAGTACAATCGACGCTCTGGCTGCTCCTGGCTCTGAAAAATATGTTGTTACAAACAGTGCTGATGCAATGAAGTATACTTCCCCCGGGAGCAGCGGTGATTGGGCTATGGGTGCTGGTGGTGTAAACTTGTCATATGTAATTGAGTTACCCCCTAAAAGCGAGGAGCCAGGATTTGATCTTCCTCCATCTGATATCGAACAGGTGGTCAAGGAAACCTGGGGTGGCATTTTGGTACTTGCTAGATACGTGATGAACAAATCTATTTAG
- the LOC143913071 gene encoding uncharacterized protein LOC143913071 encodes MECRLCLGLTPAESSISIFGDPHPERLQQYIRTCCQIQVKRSDGLPDTVCLSCKTNLELLISFRKACFRSNEKSQRRLDDCLKIKTEEVFLEDVIWDDEPSLPTIHRKNSEICLKPFPNKSELVLHKRSHTGEYLFKCDICLKSFVRRSTLVRHLKTHTGEKPYKCEICLKSFSDQSNLKQHKKLHAGIKPHKCDICLKSFVQKTTLVIHLETHTGEKPYKCEICLKPFTQKSGLEKHKTLHAGILHKCDICLKSFVRKSTLVRHLKNHSGEKPYKCEICLKSFSQKSNLKQHKKLHAGIKPHKCNVCSKSFSKKSYLKVHKKNAFWNKTT; translated from the exons atggagtgcaggctttgtcttggattaACTCCGGCCGAATCTTCCATCTCCATCTTcggcgatcctcatccagagcgtctgcaGCAAtacattcggacctgctgtcaaattcag gttaaaagaagcgatgggttgccagacacggtgtgtctttcgtgtaaaaccaatctggaattattgatcagctttcgaaaggcttgttttcgaagcaacgAAAAGTCTCAACGGAGGTTAGAtgattgcttgaagatcaagactgaagaagtttttttggaagatgtaatatgggacgatgagccttcactaccaacaattcaccgaaagaatagtgaaatttgtttaaagccaTTTCCCAATAAATCCGAACTTGTGCTACACAAAAGATCACATACTGGAGAATACCTGTTCAAAtgcgatatttgtttaaaatcatttgttcgaaGGAGTACACTTGTCAGACATTTAAAAACTCACACgggtgaaaagccttacaagtgtgaaatttgtctaaaatcattttctgatcAATCTAACCTCaagcaacataaaaaattgcatgctgggataaaaccacacaaatgtgacatttgtttaaaatcatttgttcaaAAAACTACACTTGTCATACATTTAGAAACTCACACgggtgaaaagccttacaagtgtgaaatttgtctaaaaccatttactcaaaaatctggtctcgagaaacataaaacattgcatgctgggatactacacaaatgtgacatttgtttaaaatcatttgttcgaaAAAGTACACTTGTcagacatttaaaaaatcactcgggtgaaaagccttacaagtgtgaaatttgtctaaaatcattttctcaaaaatctaacctcaagcaacataaaaaattgcatgctgggataaaaccacacaaatgtaacgtttgttcaaaatcattttctaaAAAATCTTACCTCaaggtacataaaaaaaatgcattctggaataaaactacataa